The proteins below are encoded in one region of Peribacillus muralis:
- a CDS encoding BA3454 family stress response protein — MVKVTVKVDYKGKSYQTNVLTDPSANQEQILQQALHQVQKQWSE; from the coding sequence ATGGTAAAAGTTACAGTGAAAGTTGATTATAAAGGGAAATCCTATCAAACGAACGTCCTCACGGATCCTAGTGCAAACCAGGAACAGATTTTACAGCAGGCCCTTCATCAAGTCCAGAAGCAATGGAGTGAATAA
- a CDS encoding DMT family transporter, with product MKEESIQMWIFAALITSICFGINNSIFKWSSGKGYSKIHIQFFFYFTAFIMALLYGGIVDGLTTNWLSILLGAAIGILNANGNIQMGSAFEKGPASLTSPLIAANAIFPILCAAIIFHEHISSLQWTGIACMLLATLVIQYTPNAKGNHQYFPWMMHTSFAIFSFGVLGILMTTTTRLHLNSLDILVSMYGGGTLYLMAASGMKNEKLKLNEVKIGSLVGLLSIIAYVCYFFALNTGIASIIFPVVSLNCLIVVFAGCYLFKEKLKSYQIAGVLAALIGIILTKI from the coding sequence TTGAAGGAAGAGAGTATACAAATGTGGATTTTTGCTGCACTCATCACCAGTATATGTTTCGGTATCAATAACAGCATTTTCAAGTGGAGCAGCGGAAAAGGTTACTCCAAGATACATATCCAATTTTTCTTTTACTTTACGGCCTTCATCATGGCACTATTGTATGGCGGGATCGTAGATGGTTTGACCACAAATTGGCTATCCATCTTGCTTGGAGCTGCTATCGGGATCCTTAATGCTAACGGGAATATCCAGATGGGCAGTGCGTTTGAAAAGGGACCGGCAAGCTTGACATCACCGTTGATTGCGGCCAATGCCATCTTCCCCATCCTTTGTGCTGCGATCATTTTTCATGAGCATATTTCTTCGTTGCAGTGGACCGGGATCGCCTGTATGCTCCTTGCTACCCTTGTCATTCAGTATACCCCTAACGCGAAGGGCAATCATCAATATTTCCCCTGGATGATGCATACATCATTTGCAATATTCTCATTCGGTGTACTTGGGATCTTAATGACAACGACCACGCGCCTTCATTTGAACTCACTTGATATCCTGGTATCGATGTATGGCGGCGGAACACTTTATTTGATGGCCGCATCGGGCATGAAGAATGAAAAACTCAAGTTAAACGAAGTGAAAATCGGCTCTCTAGTAGGCTTGTTGAGCATCATTGCTTATGTATGTTATTTCTTCGCTTTAAATACCGGAATTGCCAGCATCATTTTTCCAGTGGTGAGCTTGAACTGTTTAATCGTAGTTTTTGCCGGTTGTTACTTATTCAAGGAAAAACTAAAGTCCTATCAAATTGCAGGGGTTTTGGCAGCCTTGATAGGGATTATCTTAACTAAAATATAA
- the queF gene encoding preQ(1) synthase, with product MSGRKEEELKEITLLGNQGTKYPFDYAPEILESFDNKHPNRDYFVKFNCPEFTSLCPITGQPDFATIYISYIPSVKMVESKSLKLYLFSFRNHGDFHEDCMNIIMNDLIELMDPKYIEVWGKFTPRGGISIDPYTNYGRPGTKYEEMADYRLMNHDLYPETVDNR from the coding sequence ATGTCTGGAAGAAAAGAAGAAGAATTAAAGGAAATAACATTGCTTGGGAATCAAGGAACAAAATATCCATTCGACTACGCTCCAGAAATTCTCGAGTCGTTCGATAACAAACACCCTAACCGGGATTATTTTGTCAAATTCAATTGCCCGGAGTTCACTAGCTTATGCCCGATAACCGGACAGCCGGACTTTGCAACCATATACATCAGCTATATTCCAAGTGTGAAAATGGTCGAGAGCAAGTCCTTGAAGCTGTATTTATTCTCATTCCGTAACCACGGTGATTTCCATGAGGATTGCATGAACATCATCATGAATGACCTAATTGAATTGATGGACCCAAAATATATTGAAGTATGGGGCAAGTTCACACCCCGGGGCGGCATTTCCATCGATCCATACACAAACTACGGAAGGCCAGGGACGAAGTATGAAGAAATGGCGGATTACCGCTTGATGAATCATGACTTATACCCTGAAACCGTGGATAATCGTTAA